GCTTAAGCTCCTCTGGATCAAAAAGCCTTCTTATATCAAGAATGATTAAATAGCCTTCATCTTTATGCACGACACCCTGAATGTATTCAGCTCCGATTCCGGATATCATTTGAGGCGGAGGCTGTATGGTTGCAGTTTCAACCGTCACAACTCTGAGAACTTTGTCAATAATAATACCGATCTGCATTCCGTCGAGAGTGATGATTACAAAACCACTAAGAAGTTCATCTTCTTCCTGAA
Above is a window of Spirochaeta isovalerica DNA encoding:
- a CDS encoding chemotaxis protein CheW, which codes for MAESDNRVQMVTFQLGAEQYGIDIMDIKEIYGKQDVRPIPNAPSYVEGIFNLRGNIIPIINLHRRFHIKKAELQEEDELLSGFVIITLDGMQIGIIIDKVLRVVTVETATIQPPPQMISGIGAEYIQGVVHKDEGYLIILDIRRLFDPEELKHLAIYNR